In Diabrotica undecimpunctata isolate CICGRU chromosome 4, icDiaUnde3, whole genome shotgun sequence, a single genomic region encodes these proteins:
- the LOC140440231 gene encoding probable G-protein coupled receptor No18, whose product MSNDTLTAGLTISLNFTSAEATSTVQESNNYIQHIALAILLTIVILIVIIGNTLVILAVMTTRRLRTVTNCFVMSLAVADWLVGICVMPPAVAYTLIGVWELGWILCDVWISLDILLCTASILSLCAISVDRYLAVTQPLRYSRKRRSKRLALGMILVVWISSLLISCPPIFGWYEPGKHAGKTCRYNKNTGYVIFSAMGSFFIPMVVMVYVYIKISCVVAQRHDQLAHIDTAHPRKNQKLIYNTREESDLDRGSSECEDGNIRCSSNHSPEPIHNDQPKKQTVIQSRSLRSNYSFNHVPHEPLAASRSASLYRTTFPLRQARPESLTLDTSVLNFEPASRVSSFRRETKTAQTLSIVIGGFIACWLPFFIFYLLTPFINTNDVNTLIMSYLTWLGWINSAINPFIYAFYSPDFRLAFWRLTVKKFTKSHRQNMALQHK is encoded by the exons ATGTCAAACGACACACTGACGGCAGGTCTCACGATCTCTCTCAACTTCACCAGTGCAGAAGCAACATCCACAGTACAGGAGTCCAACAACTACATTCAGCATATCGCGCTCGCGATCCTGCTCACCATCGTAATTTTGATAgtaattataggaaatacgctcgTCATTTTGGCAGTGATGACGACGAGGCGGCTACGGACCGTGACGAATTGCTTTGTCATGTCTTTGGCGGTGGCTGACTGGTTGGTTGGTATATGTGTTATGCCACCAGCGGTGGCGTATACACTTATTG GAGTTTGGGAATTAGGTTGGATCCTCTGTGACGTATGGATTTCGCTGGACATTCTGCTATGTACTGCTTCCATCCTTAGTCTTTGTGCCATTAGCGTCGATCGATACTTAGCAGTAACTCAACCACTTCGGTATTCCAGAAAGAGAAGATCGAAAAGACTGGCTTTAGGAATGATTTTAGTAGTTTGGATAAGTTCTCTACTGATATCATGTCCGCCTATATTTGGATG gtaTGAGCCAGGAAAGCATGCAGGAAAAACGTGCCGATATAACAAGAATACGGGATATGTAATTTTTTCAGCGATGGGGTCTTTTTTCATTCCAATGGTAGTTATGGTGTACGTGTACATAAAAATTTCATGTGTAGTCGCACAAAGACATGACCAGCTCGCACATATAGATACTGCCCATCCACGA AAAAACCAAAAACTAATTTATAATACCAGAGAAGAATCCGATTTGGATCGAGGTTCTTCAGAATGCGAAGATGGCAACATAAGGTGTTCGAG CAATCATTCTCCAGAGCCAATTCACAACGATCAACCAAAGAAGCAAACAGTCATCCAGTCCCGATCACTGCGATCAAATTATTCCTTTAATCACGTTCCGCACGAGCCACTGGCTGCGTCTAGGTCAGCTAGTTTATACAGAACAACATTCCCGTTGAGACAGGCGAGGCCAGAGAGTCTAACACTGGACACTTCGGTCTTGAACTTCGAACCTGCCTCCAGAGTATCTTCCTTTAGAAGAGAAACCAAAACTGCACAGACGTTGAGTATCGTCATAGGTGGATTCATCGCTTGTTGGCTTCCATTTTTTATATTCTACTTGTTAACGCCGTTTATAAATACCAACGACGTCAATACTTTGATTATGTCGTATCTAACTTGGCTGGGTTGGATAAACTCAGCCATAAACCCCTTTATCTATGCTTTTTATAGCCCTGATTTCCGGCTGGCTTTTTGGCGGCTGACTGTCAAAAAGTTTACGAAAAGTCACAGGCAAAATATGGCTCTCCAGCACAAATAA